Proteins from a genomic interval of Phlebotomus papatasi isolate M1 chromosome 3, Ppap_2.1, whole genome shotgun sequence:
- the LOC129805203 gene encoding uncharacterized protein LOC129805203, which translates to MSLVKVRGGYKSTLTSITNFLESLEESPQALSQPDLRAELESKLVIIEKLQPKYRDVQRAIIAEKTTQEDKAQEEEDFVNFCQDCDDIEARLVKLITDLKLKQEKIDAATVRYSPTKMFELMREDRKSQEQVLERLMREQQNTLKTIVGEFANIVSEQAVSSTPSTPQTPPQGSVPAVKLEAITVPTFDGKYTKWTDFKSLFISIVHENPNLPDSQKFHYLRKALVGDATQSIEHIDVRGENYTEAWEAVQERFNNKMNIVSSYLDAFHKQPSVTTPSWEKLRKLHDTSKCILKSLKSIGVCITGWDPWIIFILTQKLDHETQSEWAKINTDPSELPTWERFDKFLSGRCRALEMCPSINTTSNVKKNSKNVVTNSKSSLAHMAAVDSTKELCTVCSKSSHKLYKCETFKSLPAVKRLSIVRNLNICVNCIADKHNLDQCKYPSCRHCKEKHNFWLHDAYEGGVEKSTAHNLQVQETTQAAPSQSVSREKESTVDGKNSIVNAGVGVTAQLKGRRVMIKTARILVYDVHNQPHVCRAFVDEGAQGDFISERLCGILGLKKYPINEVVNGLEYQQSSPRFAVEAKIASRLTMNPHKLWCRVVGRVSVDLPNWPIQEKDLSIPKGFDLADPLWFKTERIDILIGGFLLNEILYDKTHKLGEGLPCLKSSEFGWMLFGGWNVETPQNIACGVTTFARIEKTFKDFFESEEVGSDQTEKSLTEEQEEVEKLFVDTTIRTNEGQFEVHIPLKDEYKNLENNRDKALQMLKRADRQLDKDPELKVEVQNIFQEYKDEGIIEPVPDVDLDKPSYYAPYHFVVKRKAASTKVRPVFNFSSKSASGMSLNDVIKVGPVVQPDLLSSLWGLRRYAKAAVCDFVKMFLHVLVTPAHRDFQRFLLRDVPNGPIKDYRFRTLCFGNSASPHLATRSTIQLANDVGEKYPKAANVIKFHTYMDDCLFCAQTISELLEIQSQLIEMCATAKFKLSKWHSNATEILQAVNACSDDSQPVSLSDIEIPRWAASIQFAVQEQLHVFCDASKLAYGVVIYLVVQDSHGNQSAKMLTAKSKVSPIKEKTIPKLELCAAHLGARLLRRVQDSLKIDSNQCFCWTDAKVVLGQIFSNRSQEVFVRNRVKAIHEISVPIQWRYVPTQDNPADILSRGSTPERLASSSLWWNGPEWLVRGEDSWPEPYQQGGQEDPVILSVAVQRPADNMTKEHEFHEHILATASNWTNAKKLAALIMRHDFKEKFDEDKAIAAEFSFEELLTAENCLIKWDQQINLHEIYDGLKRSNFKGKKGPHICRQLRPFLDDKEVMRVGGRIQESEEDYDAIHPRIIPKGKLAEMIAKHEHIALLHAGPSALICSLRRKFWPLGGRYLVRKITHYCNVCYPFKVKLENQVMGNLPRPRVTLARAFRSVGIDFAGPFNIRVDLSSRTRTQKVYVCVFVCMGVKAVHLEVVSSMTTEAFIAAFRRFVSRRNVPAEVYTDNGRNFVGAAREFQRLLSQAISQREVRDSTVNLGVQWHFQPPSAPHHGGLYEAAVKSMKYHLKRVMGDVILNFEEFLTVINQIEGTLNSRPLTHLSEDPSDPLPLTPGHFLTLAPLNQLPDPDVTELRSNTLSRWQLCQKLYQHFTKRWQNEYLQTLQQRGKWTEVKKDLSVGDDVLLIEEGLVDPKWFKGQISKIYRGPDGHVRTVDISTEKGTFTRPITKIAKYPTEKIWGSKTPNSPRE; encoded by the exons ATGTCTTTGGTAAAAGTCAGAGGAGGCTACAAAAGCACACTCACATCGATCACAAATTTCTTGGAAAGTTTGGAGGAGAGTCCTCAGGCTCTTTCTCAGCCAGACCTTCGTGCGGAACTGGAATCCAAGCTGGTTATTATCGAGAAGCTTCAGCCAAAATACCGAGATGTTCAAAGAGCCATAATTGCTGAGAAGACAACGCAAGAAGATAAAGcgcaagaagaagaagattttgTGAACTTCTGTCAAGATTGTGACGATATCGAGGCCCGTCTTGTAAAGCTAATTACGGATTTGAAGCTGAAGCAAGAAAAGATTGATGCAGCAACTGTAAGATACAGTCCGACGAAGATGTTTGAGCTCATGCGAGAGGACAGGAAGTCTCAAGAACAAGTTCTTGAGCGACTGATGAGGGAACAACAAAACACTCTGAAGACAATTGTTGGAGAATTTGCCAACATAGTGTCAGAACAGGCTGTGAGTTCCACTCCATCTACTCCACAAACGCCTCCACAGGGTTCAGTTCCTGCGGTAAAGTTGGAAGCAATTACAGTTCCAACATTCGACGGGAAGTACACCAAGTGGACAGATTTCAAGAGTCTTTTCATCAGCATTGTTCATGAGAATCCGAATTTGCCAGATTCTCAAAAGTTCCATTATTTGAGAAAAGCTCTCGTGGGTGATGCAACGCAATCCATCGAGCACATCGATGTACGAGGAGAGAATTACACTGAAGCTTGGGAAGCAGTACAGGAGAGATTTAACAACAAGATGAACATCGTCTCAAGCTACCTGGATGCCTTCCACAAGCAACCATCGGTTACTACGCCATCTTGGGAGAAGCTCCGTAAGTTGCATGACACTTCCAAATGCATCCTCAAATCTTTGAAGTCCATTGGGGTATGTATAACTGGGTGGGATCCTTGGATCATCTTTATACTCACTCAAAAGCTTGATCATGAGACTCAATCCGAGTGGGCAAAAATAAATACGGATCCCTCAGAGCTTCCCACTTGGGAAAGATTTGACAAGTTTCTTTCTGGGAGATGTCGAGCATTGGAAATGTGTCCATCGATCAACACCACTTCTAAcgtaaagaaaaattccaagaaTGTTGTAACCAATAGCAAAAGTTCTCTCGCTCACATGGCTGCCGTTGATAGCACAAAAGAATTGTGCACCGTTTGCTCAAAGTCGAGTCATAAGTTGTACAAATGTGAGACTTTTAAGTCGCTTCCAGCGGTAAAAAGGCTCTCAATTGTACGTAACTTGAACATTTGCGTGAATTGTATCGCGGATAAACACAATCTCGATCAATGTAAATATCCATCGTGCAGACATTGCAAAGAGAAGCATAATTTCTGGCTTCACGACGCGTACGAAGGGGGTGTGGAAAAGTCTACCGCTCATAATCTTCAGGTTCAGGAAACCACTCAGGCGGCtccttctcaatctgtttcgCGAGAAAAAGAGTCTACTGTTGATggtaaaaattccattgtgaaTGCTGGAGTGGGGGTGACAGCCCAACTCAAGGGAAGGCGCGTGATGATAAAAACTGCTCGAATTTTAGTCTATGACGTCCACAACCAACCGCATGTTTGCAGGGCATTTGTAGATGAGGGTGCGCAGGGTGATTTTATCTCGGAAAGGTTATGCGGGATCTTGGGTCTGAAGAAGTATCCGATCAATGAAGTTGTCAATGGTTTGGAATACCAACAGTCAAGTCCGCGTTTTGCCGTTGAGGCCAAAATTGCGTCACGTCTCACTATGAATCCACATAAATTGTGGTGTCGCGTTGTCGGTAGAGTGTCAGTTGATCTTCCTAACTGGCCAATCCAAGAAAAGGATCTTTCTATTCCAAAGGGCTTTGATCTCGCAGATCCTCTATGGTTCAAGACGGAAAGAATTGATATCCTTATtgggggtttcctattgaatgAAATTCTTTACGACAAAACGCACAAATTGGGTGAGGGATTGCCATGCTTGAAGAGCAGTGAATTTGGTTGGATGTTGTTTGGCGGTTGGAATGTTGAAACCCCTCAGAACATTGCTTGTGGTGTTACCACGTTCGCGAGAATTGAAAAGACtttcaaagattttttcgaATCTGAAGAAGTAGGGTCAGATCAAACTGAAAAATCGCTTACTGAAGAACAGGAAGAAGTCGAGAAGTTGTTTGTAGACACTACCATTCGTACAAATGAAGGTCAATTTGAGGTACACATTCCACTAAAAGATGAATACAAGAACTTGGAGAATAACCGCGATAAGGCTTTACAAATGCTTAAGAGAGCAGATAGACAATTGGATAAAGATCCAGAGCTCAAAGTGGAGGTTCAGAATATTTTCCAAGAATATAAAGATGAAGGAATTATTGAGCCAGTCCCTGATGTTGATTTGGACAAGCCGTCTTATTATGCTCCATATCATTTTGTAGTCAAGAGAAAAGCGGCCTCGACTAAGGTACGTCCGGTTTTTAACTTCAGTTCGAAATCAGCGTCTGGCATGAGCCTTAATGATGTCATAAAAGTTGGACCAGTCGTCCAACCCGATTTGCTCTCCAGTCTTTGGGGGCTCCGTCGCTACGCAAAAGCTGCTGTTTGTGACTTTGTGAAGATGTTTCTTCATGTACTAGTAACGCCAGCCCATCGCGATTTCCAAAGATTTTTGTTGCGCGATGTCCCGAACGGTCCGATAAAAGATTACAGATTTCGCACTTTGTGCTTCGGAAATTCCGCTTCACCACATTTGGCTACGCGTTCAACGATACAACTGGCAAATGATGTCGGAGAAAAGTATCCGAAAGCAGCTAACGTGATTAAGTTCCATACTTATATGGACGATTGTCTGTTTTGCGCCCAGACCATTTCAGAACTTCTTGAGATACAATCTCAATTGATTGAGATGTGTGCTACAGctaagttcaaactttcaaagtGGCATTCTAATGCCACAGAAATCCTTCAAGCAGTTAATGCTTGTTCTGATGATTCACAACCGGTTAGTTTGTCAG ATATTGAAATCCCAAGATGGGCAGCGAGTATTCAATTTGCGGTTCAAGAACAATTGCATGTGTTCTGCGATGCCAGTAAACTGGCATACGGTGTCGTGATTTATCTGGTAGTTCAGGATTCTCACGGAAACCAGAGCGCGAAAATGTTAACCGCAAAGAGTAAAGTTTCACCAATTAAAGAGAAAACTATACCTAAGCTTGAGCTATGTGCAGCACATTTGGGTGCACGCCTTTTGCGACGTGTTCAAGATTCACTGAAGATCGATTCCAATCAATGTTTTTGTTGGACTGATGCTAAAGTAGTTTTGGGTCAGATTTTTTCTAATCGAAGCCAAGAAGTTTTTGTTCGTAATCGCGTAAAGGCCATTCATGAGATCTCCGTTCCCATTCAATGGAGATACGTGCCAACACAGGATAATCCTGCGGATATTTTGTCGAGGGGTTCGACTCCTGAGAGATTGGCATCATCGTCCCTTTGGTGGAATGGGCCTGAATGGTTGGTGCGGGGGGAAGATTCCTGGCCAGAGCCATATCAACAAGGTGGACAAGAAGATCCAGTGATACTTTCTGTTGCTGTACAACGACCTGCTGATAATATGACCAAGGAACATGAGTTCCACGAACATATTCTCGCAACTGCATCGAATTGGACAAATGCCAAAAAGCTGGCAGCTCTGATTATGCGACATGATTTCAAGGAGAAATTTGACGAAGACAAAGCCATTGCTgctgaattttcatttgaggAACTTCTGACCGCGGAAAATTGTCTCATCAAATGGGATCAGCAGATCAATCTGCACGAAATTTATGATGGACTTAAAAGATCTAATTTCAAGGGAAAGAAGGGACCTCATATTTGCCGACAGTTAAGACCTTTCCTGGATGATAAGGAAGTTATGAGGGTGGGGGGTCGTATACAAGAATCCGAAGAGGACTATGATGCCATTCATCCGCGTATTATTCCAAAAGGGAAGCTCGCTGAAATGATTGCTAAGCATGAGCACATCGCTTTGCTACATGCTGGCCCAAGTGCATTAATTTGCTCTCTAAGACGTAAATTTTGGCCTCTTGGAGGTAGATACTTGGTGAGAAAAATCACTCACTATTGTAACGTTTGTTACCCGTTCAAAGTCAAGCTCGAAAACCAAGTCATGGGAAATTTGCCCCGACCAAGAGTTACATTGGCACGAGCATTCCGTTCAGTGGGAATTGATTTTGCAGGCCCGTTCAATATTAGAGTAGATTTATCCTCCCGAACAAGGACTCAAAAAGTATACGTGTGTGTGTTCGTTTGCATGGGCGTTAAAGCTGTTCACTTAGAAGTAGTGAGTTCTATGACGACAGAAGCATTCATTGCTGCTTTTCGCCGATTTGTGAGTCGCAGAAATGTCCCAGCTGAAGTCTACACCGACAATGGTAGAAATTTTGTAGGCGCAGCCCGCGAGTTTCAACGTTTGCTATCTCAAGCTATATCTCAAAGAGAAGTACGAGATTCAACCGTAAATCTTGGCGTTCAATGGCATTTCCAACCTCCATCAGCTCCACACCACGGAGGCTTATATGAAGCCGCTGTAAAATCCATGAAATACCATTTGAAACGGGTAATGGGAGATGTGATCCTTAATTTTGAAGAGTTTCTGACTGTGATTAATCAAATCGAGGGTACATTAAATTCAAGACCACTCACACACTTGTCTGAGGATCCTTCAGATCCACTGCCATTGACCCCTGGGCATTTTTTGACTTTAGCTCCGCTAAACCAATTGCCTGATCCTGATGTGACTGAACTTCGTTCCAATACCCTGAGCAGATGGCAACTTTGCCAAAAACTGTATCAGCATTTTACTAAGCGCTGGCAAAATGAATATCTACAGACTTTGCAACAGCGGGGGAAGTGGACGGAAGTTAAGAAAGATTTATCCGTTGGAGATGATGTCTTGTTGATTGAAGAAGGATTAGTCGATCCGAAGTGGTTCAAGGGACAAATATCGAAGATATATCGTGGTCCTGATGGTCACGTTCGAACGGTAGATATTTCCACAGAGAAGGGCACATTTACCCGCCCAATTACAAAGATTGCTAAATATCCAACAGAGAAAATCTGGGGATCGAAGACCCCAAACTCCCCCCGGGAATAA